One region of Campylobacter concisus genomic DNA includes:
- a CDS encoding Cj0814 family flagellar-dependent secreted protein translates to MINALGSYPLNLEQSIKVSTKVATNQTSSEVLGYKVDKDGYFTDEFNKQAGIPIDYKIHSSTLESLVRSNDIIDPDIKNFKSIDIAKTVGNAYRLLAQVVGEDTLSSKDSFSAEDIRNFPQGFSYDRQSLQVDQRYASASEYSAVEDSFVHTPTKTISTLFYNGSLSIAADKQIHPKNVTYIFNNANGGKENTVIGIFMDPHGEKYTNKDGSITKGGLIAGVLNHNLDIYEGETTAIGKYGGYDKNINTKEFQRSFNAFNAMWQMAYGVNFSKADDGAVSMLPDYMQDYVRHRQSLDKFSDQEDELSFKKMMEHNLKMLKLLFGEIDKDGKKSKDFMDSFLKFSMPPLNLVKELNENPAGKYLIDMLGIKRDVDIKA, encoded by the coding sequence ATGATAAACGCACTTGGTAGCTACCCCTTAAATTTAGAACAGAGCATAAAGGTATCAACCAAAGTTGCCACCAACCAAACCAGCTCAGAGGTTTTAGGCTACAAGGTAGATAAGGATGGTTATTTTACAGATGAGTTTAACAAGCAAGCTGGCATACCAATTGATTATAAAATTCACTCAAGTACACTGGAGTCGTTAGTCAGATCAAACGACATAATAGACCCAGACATCAAGAATTTTAAAAGTATCGATATAGCTAAAACAGTTGGCAACGCTTATAGGTTGCTAGCTCAAGTGGTTGGCGAAGATACACTAAGCTCAAAGGACAGCTTTAGCGCAGAAGATATAAGAAATTTCCCTCAAGGCTTTTCTTATGATCGTCAAAGTCTGCAAGTAGATCAAAGATATGCTAGTGCTAGTGAGTATTCTGCGGTAGAAGATAGCTTTGTGCATACGCCAACAAAGACCATAAGCACGCTCTTTTACAATGGCTCTTTGTCTATTGCGGCAGATAAGCAGATACATCCAAAAAACGTAACATACATCTTTAACAACGCAAATGGCGGTAAAGAAAACACGGTCATTGGTATATTTATGGATCCACACGGAGAAAAATACACTAACAAAGATGGCTCCATAACTAAAGGTGGTCTTATAGCTGGCGTGCTAAATCACAACCTAGACATATACGAGGGCGAAACCACTGCGATAGGCAAATATGGCGGCTATGATAAAAACATCAACACAAAAGAATTTCAAAGGTCATTTAATGCCTTTAACGCTATGTGGCAAATGGCTTATGGGGTAAATTTCTCAAAAGCAGATGATGGTGCTGTCTCTATGCTGCCTGATTATATGCAAGATTATGTGAGACACAGACAAAGCCTTGATAAATTTAGCGACCAAGAAGACGAACTCTCATTTAAAAAGATGATGGAGCATAATCTAAAAATGCTAAAGCTACTCTTTGGTGAGATAGATAAAGATGGCAAAAAGAGCAAAGACTTTATGGATAGCTTTTTAAAATTTAGTATGCCACCTTTAAATTTAGTAAAAGAGCTAAATGAAAACCCAGCTGGAAAATACCTAATAGATATGCTTGGTATAAAAAGAGATGTTGATATAAAGGCATAA
- a CDS encoding cell surface protein, which produces MFITTYNGSMQYKEILDDYIAHGNKNLSAEDEKAKVDAYMQGSFGVGLDKIIGIEEGTEDWITKTIDKIDSMLSNKYTPEERRALYGKYPETIEKAIDWELQGYMDFLRDNSIDGKPTIEGKMIGLGTKEEEADLRAFMDSMSSLYPNNNKESLSLLSRTDLSIEEFKTLFAKAREKATKDVEEQRKQIIKEEQEYNANFAKEQNEKTFKPMQVKKKYETYDINKDQKFLYARELLNFKEKRGIDVLELMQKIDKKQILNKMV; this is translated from the coding sequence ATGTTTATTACTACCTATAATGGATCGATGCAATATAAAGAAATTTTAGATGACTACATAGCTCATGGCAATAAAAATTTATCTGCAGAAGATGAGAAAGCTAAAGTTGATGCTTATATGCAAGGATCATTTGGTGTTGGACTAGATAAGATAATCGGTATAGAAGAAGGAACGGAAGACTGGATAACAAAAACCATAGATAAAATAGATAGTATGCTATCAAACAAATACACCCCAGAAGAGCGAAGAGCTCTATACGGAAAATATCCAGAAACCATAGAAAAAGCGATAGATTGGGAACTTCAAGGCTATATGGATTTTCTGAGGGATAACTCTATAGACGGCAAACCAACAATAGAAGGTAAGATGATAGGTCTTGGTACAAAAGAAGAAGAGGCCGATCTAAGAGCATTTATGGACAGTATGTCTTCTCTTTATCCAAATAATAACAAGGAGTCTCTTAGTCTTTTAAGTAGAACTGATCTAAGCATAGAAGAGTTTAAGACTTTATTTGCCAAAGCAAGAGAAAAAGCAACAAAGGATGTTGAAGAACAAAGAAAGCAGATAATTAAGGAAGAGCAAGAATACAATGCAAATTTTGCTAAAGAGCAAAATGAGAAGACATTTAAACCTATGCAGGTTAAAAAGAAGTATGAGACCTATGATATAAACAAGGATCAAAAATTTCTCTACGCAAGAGAGCTTTTAAATTTCAAAGAAAAAAGAGGCATAGATGTCTTAGAGCTTATGCAAAAGATAGATAAGAAGCAAATTTTAAATAAGATGGTTTAA
- a CDS encoding Cj0814 family flagellar-dependent secreted protein, which yields MINTLGSYHLNLEQNIKVSTKVSTNQTSSEVLGYKVNKDGYFTDEFNKQAGIPSDYKIHSSTLESLVNVAEGTSFFSRTFKSIDIAKTAGNAYKILSQVVGEDTLNSKDSFSLDEIRNFPQGFSYNRQSMQVTKIHNSIHEFGSAAADFNGKESNKQMISTLFFNPSFNGGDGRQPLKPTTDIFNNNNGGKESVGSGVFIDPHGEKYTNKDGSITRGGLLAAVINSNLDVKEGETTVFGKKQGFDKSVDSKEFSRAFELFELMGEMKFGANFNKASDSDLAGMPEYMQEYVKYKRDLVYVDLTTGFVGKYSDEEDELSFKKMMEHNLKMLKLLFGEIDKDGKKSKDFMDSFLKFSMPPLNLVKELNENPAGKYLVDMLGIKRDVDIKA from the coding sequence ATGATAAACACACTTGGTAGCTACCACTTAAATTTAGAGCAGAACATAAAGGTATCAACCAAAGTTTCTACCAACCAAACCAGCTCAGAGGTTTTAGGCTACAAGGTAAATAAGGATGGCTACTTTACAGATGAGTTTAATAAACAAGCTGGCATCCCAAGTGATTATAAAATTCACTCAAGCACGCTGGAGTCGTTAGTAAATGTTGCAGAGGGGACATCGTTTTTTAGTCGCACCTTTAAAAGCATAGATATAGCAAAGACTGCTGGCAATGCCTACAAAATCCTCTCACAAGTAGTTGGCGAAGATACATTAAATTCAAAGGATAGCTTTAGCTTAGACGAGATAAGAAATTTCCCTCAAGGCTTTTCTTATAACCGCCAAAGTATGCAAGTAACTAAAATCCATAACTCCATTCATGAATTTGGCTCGGCTGCGGCTGATTTTAACGGCAAAGAGTCAAATAAGCAGATGATAAGCACGCTTTTTTTCAACCCAAGCTTTAATGGTGGAGATGGCAGGCAGCCACTAAAGCCAACAACAGATATCTTTAACAATAACAATGGCGGCAAAGAGAGTGTAGGCAGTGGTGTTTTTATCGATCCGCATGGAGAGAAATACACTAATAAAGATGGCTCTATAACTAGAGGCGGGCTTTTAGCAGCCGTCATAAATAGCAACCTTGACGTCAAAGAAGGTGAAACCACCGTTTTTGGAAAGAAGCAAGGCTTTGATAAGAGCGTAGATAGTAAAGAATTTAGTAGGGCATTTGAGCTATTTGAGCTTATGGGTGAGATGAAATTTGGAGCAAATTTCAACAAAGCAAGCGACTCTGATCTAGCTGGTATGCCTGAATACATGCAAGAGTATGTTAAGTATAAAAGAGACCTTGTCTATGTAGATCTAACGACTGGGTTTGTTGGTAAGTATTCAGATGAAGAAGACGAACTATCATTTAAAAAGATGATGGAGCATAATCTAAAAATGCTAAAGCTACTCTTTGGTGAGATAGATAAAGATGGCAAAAAGAGCAAAGACTTTATGGATAGCTTTTTAAAATTTAGCATGCCGCCTTTAAATTTAGTAAAAGAGCTAAACGAAAACCCAGCTGGAAAATATCTAGTAGATATGCTTGGTATAAAAAGAGATGTTGATATAAAGGCGTAA
- a CDS encoding polyribonucleotide nucleotidyltransferase: MQISSSPYPYLSREHIASEMGFKFNDINEILSNDMGYGMSFPKYARLDRKAQAAAYDRHIYPLSGFTKGDEAKVTIIGKLRGYDPDFTSEQLSDLKNFINESKGLFVEYIQGQQAKPDSDKPKILRDIPYTVNEFLNEYSGDRQLLFMQNSRTVDLLDSDMSVDEFKEEWAKYALKERFNITLSGEDAKNAVNILKEMNEKGLQDIESVEEEKDDTKEKKFTPIQAESKNTETYDITKDEKFSYLLKLQELERERGIDVLRIMQKLEENGKKVVDKKV, translated from the coding sequence ATGCAAATTTCTAGCTCGCCATATCCTTATCTGTCTAGAGAACACATAGCTAGTGAGATGGGGTTTAAATTTAACGATATTAACGAGATACTTAGTAACGACATGGGATATGGTATGAGCTTTCCTAAATACGCAAGGCTTGATAGAAAAGCTCAAGCTGCGGCTTACGATAGACACATATATCCACTATCTGGCTTTACAAAAGGCGATGAAGCAAAAGTCACTATCATAGGAAAGCTTAGAGGCTATGATCCTGATTTTACAAGCGAGCAGCTATCAGATCTTAAAAATTTCATAAATGAAAGCAAGGGTTTGTTTGTAGAGTATATACAAGGTCAGCAAGCAAAACCAGACAGTGATAAGCCAAAAATTTTAAGAGATATCCCATACACTGTAAATGAATTTTTAAATGAATATAGTGGCGATCGACAACTGCTATTTATGCAAAACTCAAGGACTGTTGATCTGCTTGATAGCGATATGAGCGTTGATGAGTTTAAAGAGGAGTGGGCTAAATATGCATTAAAAGAGCGGTTTAACATAACTTTATCTGGCGAAGATGCCAAAAATGCTGTCAATATACTAAAAGAGATGAATGAAAAAGGTCTTCAGGATATAGAGAGCGTTGAAGAAGAAAAAGACGACACCAAAGAGAAAAAATTTACTCCCATCCAAGCTGAAAGCAAAAACACTGAAACTTATGACATTACTAAGGATGAGAAATTCTCATATTTACTTAAGCTTCAAGAACTTGAGAGAGAACGAGGTATCGATGTGCTTCGTATCATGCAAAAACTTGAAGAAAATGGTAAAAAGGTTGTCGATAAAAAGGTTTAA
- a CDS encoding Cj0814 family flagellar-dependent secreted protein: MFSLILLLQEPAKFTYTTSSQNSLSSLNFNDLQAYGYTVDKAGFMGADFNKAAGLPKDFKIHKSTLDELNRFAERNHVLNRIKSKDEQIKIFDNIDMADTIKHYYRLFDQMTSALGDDKKSYTLADIGKLPKGYSTKGTSYDAKGHLLKDLSNSTISNIYSSTDELNSAKSISKELSSAGVRLIVKEVDFTMSEAGDEFSFNPDMSVYQADEGYSKEALFMGFLRSSRPLPSDSAKTKLSSAALNDISSTGEHKEYFVDFEKVGKDSESIKALIKERLKELTLLMYARSKNTSAESVTSNEYEKFKPTSEDINSLANSWSGRISAISNTFV, translated from the coding sequence GTGTTCTCCTTAATTCTATTACTCCAAGAGCCAGCTAAATTTACTTATACTACTTCTTCACAAAATAGTCTCAGCTCTTTAAATTTTAATGACCTTCAAGCTTATGGCTACACAGTAGATAAAGCTGGCTTTATGGGAGCTGATTTTAACAAAGCAGCAGGTTTGCCAAAGGACTTTAAAATCCATAAAAGCACGCTTGATGAACTTAATAGATTTGCCGAGCGCAACCATGTGCTAAATCGCATCAAGAGCAAGGACGAGCAGATAAAGATCTTTGATAATATTGATATGGCTGACACCATAAAGCACTACTACAGACTATTTGACCAAATGACCTCTGCCTTAGGTGATGATAAAAAGAGCTACACCCTTGCAGATATAGGCAAACTACCAAAAGGCTACAGCACAAAAGGCACTAGCTACGATGCCAAAGGACACCTACTAAAAGATCTATCAAACTCTACTATCTCAAACATCTACTCTAGCACTGATGAGCTAAATAGCGCTAAGTCTATAAGTAAAGAGCTTTCAAGTGCAGGCGTTAGGCTCATAGTAAAAGAGGTTGATTTTACGATGAGCGAAGCAGGTGATGAGTTTAGCTTTAACCCTGATATGTCGGTATATCAAGCAGATGAAGGTTACAGTAAAGAGGCTCTTTTTATGGGATTTTTGCGCAGCTCTAGACCGCTACCAAGTGATAGTGCAAAGACTAAGCTAAGTAGCGCTGCCTTAAATGATATCTCAAGCACTGGAGAGCATAAAGAGTACTTTGTGGATTTTGAAAAAGTGGGTAAAGATAGTGAGAGCATAAAAGCGCTCATAAAAGAAAGACTTAAAGAGCTAACTCTTTTAATGTATGCAAGATCAAAGAACACTAGCGCAGAAAGTGTTACCTCAAACGAATATGAGAAATTTAAGCCAACTAGCGAGGATATAAATTCTCTAGCAAATTCTTGGAGTGGGAGGATAAGCGCTATCAGCAATACTTTTGTGTAG
- the dcm gene encoding DNA (cytosine-5-)-methyltransferase has protein sequence MNIIPQIIDNSPAILIKNKRIRLQMTQKELADAVGMSKFGDRTIRRWENGESQPSSIELKHILSFPEKVPFPNNENAPYKIIDLFAGIGGTRLGFYQTGKTNVVFSSEIDKFAVKTYKANFGETPFGDITKISEKDIPNHDIIVGGFPCQAFSQAGKKLGFEDTRGTLFFEIARIIKEKRPKAFLLENVKNLKSHDKGRTYKTIEKTLKDLNYDVHSIILKAKDFGVPQNRERIYIVGFDKDKIDNYKDFSFPIPPCPDVSVGNILEQNVDTKYTISNALWQGHQRRKKEHKIKGNGFGYTLFNENSPYTNTLSARYYKDGSEILIEQKGKNPRKLTPREAARLQGFPENYIIPVSDTQSYKQFGNSVAVTVIHAIANNIIDILDTCTKKEID, from the coding sequence ATGAATATTATACCACAAATCATAGATAATTCCCCTGCTATTTTAATAAAAAATAAGCGTATCAGATTACAAATGACTCAAAAAGAATTAGCTGATGCTGTTGGTATGTCCAAATTCGGAGATAGGACAATTCGCAGATGGGAAAATGGAGAAAGTCAGCCATCGTCCATTGAGCTGAAACATATTTTATCATTTCCTGAAAAAGTACCTTTCCCTAATAATGAAAATGCCCCCTATAAAATCATTGATTTATTTGCCGGAATTGGTGGTACAAGGCTTGGATTTTACCAAACAGGTAAAACAAATGTCGTATTCAGTAGTGAAATTGATAAATTTGCAGTAAAAACATATAAGGCAAATTTTGGTGAAACTCCTTTTGGAGATATTACAAAAATATCTGAAAAAGATATTCCTAATCATGATATTATTGTCGGTGGTTTTCCTTGTCAAGCATTTAGTCAAGCCGGTAAAAAGCTTGGTTTTGAAGATACTCGTGGAACATTATTTTTTGAAATTGCAAGAATTATTAAAGAGAAACGACCTAAGGCATTTCTTCTTGAAAATGTCAAAAACCTAAAATCTCACGATAAAGGTCGTACCTATAAAACAATAGAAAAAACATTAAAGGATTTAAACTACGATGTTCATTCTATTATACTTAAAGCAAAAGACTTCGGTGTTCCACAAAATAGAGAGCGTATTTACATTGTTGGATTTGATAAGGATAAAATAGATAACTATAAAGATTTTTCTTTTCCAATTCCTCCCTGCCCAGATGTTTCTGTGGGAAATATTTTAGAGCAAAATGTTGATACTAAATACACCATTTCAAATGCACTTTGGCAAGGTCATCAACGACGAAAGAAAGAACATAAAATAAAGGGAAATGGATTTGGTTACACATTGTTCAATGAAAACAGTCCTTATACAAATACATTATCTGCAAGATATTATAAAGACGGGAGTGAAATACTTATTGAGCAAAAAGGAAAAAATCCACGAAAACTAACACCTCGTGAAGCTGCAAGACTTCAAGGCTTCCCCGAAAACTATATCATTCCTGTAAGTGATACTCAAAGTTACAAACAGTTTGGTAATTCTGTTGCCGTTACTGTTATCCATGCAATTGCAAATAACATAATTGATATACTTGATACCTGTACTAAAAAAGAGATTGACTAA
- a CDS encoding type II restriction endonuclease — MANISLDEYKNLVKEKRKEGFKQPYDLVYDNFITLGYDKVPKEFFLSNASEVVEKLRNSCWSEFQPLEKDFTSKMLKELVDDEYIKTLTPIEAITWFVEEFPEHIYALTLSNTQSRRSRAGKEFESIIELILIGAGIPLDSQGNIGKQEFVNKGLGKLVDLVSLGVLEYIVNKRNTVLISAKTTLRERWQEVPEEMGRTGAREMFLATLDTSISSDVLNTLYEANIQVTTTKNIKETYYSDNERVLTFEKLVEICLDNVSHWKNFNYTVEQNEQMIELITKQIEKHQNHKFVEEYYDERLKNIKK, encoded by the coding sequence ATGGCAAATATTTCTCTTGATGAATATAAAAACTTAGTTAAAGAAAAAAGGAAAGAAGGCTTTAAACAGCCTTATGACTTAGTTTATGATAATTTTATTACATTAGGATACGACAAAGTCCCTAAAGAATTCTTTTTAAGTAATGCAAGTGAAGTTGTTGAAAAACTTAGAAATAGCTGTTGGAGTGAATTTCAGCCATTAGAAAAAGACTTTACTTCAAAAATGCTAAAAGAGTTAGTTGATGATGAGTATATCAAAACTCTTACACCAATAGAGGCAATTACTTGGTTTGTGGAAGAATTTCCGGAACATATATATGCTTTGACTTTGTCAAATACTCAAAGTAGGAGGAGTAGAGCAGGTAAAGAATTTGAAAGTATTATAGAACTCATTTTGATTGGTGCAGGGATTCCACTTGACAGTCAAGGTAATATAGGTAAACAAGAGTTTGTCAATAAAGGTCTTGGTAAATTGGTAGATTTAGTTTCTCTGGGTGTTTTAGAATACATTGTAAATAAGAGAAATACTGTCTTAATTAGTGCAAAAACCACATTAAGAGAAAGATGGCAAGAAGTACCTGAAGAAATGGGAAGAACAGGTGCAAGAGAAATGTTTTTAGCAACTCTTGATACTTCTATTAGCTCTGATGTATTGAACACTCTATATGAGGCTAATATACAAGTTACAACAACAAAAAATATAAAAGAAACATATTATTCCGATAATGAAAGGGTATTAACCTTTGAAAAGTTGGTTGAAATATGTTTAGACAATGTTTCTCATTGGAAAAATTTCAACTACACAGTAGAACAAAATGAGCAAATGATAGAGCTTATCACTAAGCAAATTGAAAAACACCAAAATCATAAATTTGTAGAAGAATATTATGATGAGAGATTAAAAAACATAAAGAAGTAG
- a CDS encoding cupin domain-containing protein, whose protein sequence is MSEQRIYCMDLVKKEDPEKAVRTPFYQTESTGGSVWVIKPGQTLQKHYHHNSDDIWIVLQGEGIFYPQPNEEVPFKKGHVIVSKKDSCHGAKNTGDEDIIFVSIVAPVPSDYDPINE, encoded by the coding sequence ATGAGCGAACAGAGAATCTATTGCATGGACCTTGTAAAAAAAGAGGATCCGGAAAAGGCTGTCAGAACACCGTTTTATCAGACAGAATCTACAGGCGGATCGGTCTGGGTTATCAAACCCGGTCAGACATTGCAAAAGCACTATCACCACAATTCCGACGATATATGGATCGTCCTTCAGGGAGAGGGAATATTCTACCCCCAGCCTAATGAAGAGGTTCCATTCAAGAAAGGCCATGTCATAGTATCGAAGAAAGACTCCTGCCACGGAGCAAAAAATACTGGAGATGAGGATATCATCTTTGTAAGTATAGTAGCACCTGTCCCTTCCGACTATGATCCTATAAACGAGTGA